Proteins encoded by one window of Brevibacterium atlanticum:
- a CDS encoding ATP-dependent DNA helicase, with translation MTVEELLESAVGAIGGSTRTGQQEMAQAVASAVDKGIHLLVQAGTGTGKSLAYLVPAAEYVTRTGGKVVVSTATLALQTQIIHRDLPRLFKAVKKDLDPLPRAALLKGRRNYVCKHKLSGGYPDEGEGMLFDLGADAEAGRKPSERSGLGEEIQRIRTWEKTTDTGDRDDLLPGVSDRAWSQVSVNAFDCLGANCPLVTECFAEIARNKAAEADIVVTNHALLAIDAFDESNVLPDHDVIIIDEAHELKDRVTNALSGQINTSMLSAATSSVRKHTTVQDGVVSLLDSAAASLERAQSSVPEGLILHMSEALGLALAQIRDSARQIINDIGGKTEEADAGRQMAKARCQEIFELAERFCDPGKNDVIWLSRSTFREKETTNLVVAPLSVAGTMRNGIFEESTVVATSATLSLGGNFDAVAASLGLFGPDAPKWDSLDVGSPFDYGKQGILYVASHLLKPGRSGLSAETLTELEELVKASNGGALGLFSSRAAANAAAEHLRTKFDFPILLQGDDGLPALVSQFTSDDQTCLFGTMSLWQGVDVPGRTNRLVIIDRLPFPRPDDPLMQARARDADQHGVNGFMAVSATHAALRLAQGAGRLIRSTKDRGVVAVLDSRLRSARYAGFLVNSMPPMWPTTNAQLVRTSLSRLAEAESE, from the coding sequence GTGACGGTCGAAGAGCTCCTCGAGTCGGCCGTCGGGGCGATCGGCGGTTCGACACGCACCGGTCAGCAGGAGATGGCCCAAGCGGTCGCCTCGGCGGTGGACAAGGGGATTCACCTCCTCGTCCAAGCTGGCACGGGCACGGGAAAGTCCCTGGCCTACCTCGTCCCCGCGGCCGAATACGTCACCCGCACCGGCGGCAAGGTCGTCGTGTCCACGGCGACCCTGGCGCTGCAGACGCAGATCATCCACCGCGACCTGCCGCGACTGTTCAAAGCCGTGAAGAAGGACCTCGATCCGCTGCCGCGGGCAGCGCTGCTCAAGGGGCGACGGAACTATGTGTGCAAGCACAAGCTCTCCGGCGGCTACCCCGACGAGGGCGAGGGAATGCTCTTCGACCTCGGTGCCGACGCCGAGGCGGGACGCAAACCCTCCGAACGCTCGGGCCTGGGGGAGGAGATCCAACGGATCCGCACCTGGGAGAAGACCACCGACACCGGTGATCGCGACGACCTCCTGCCCGGCGTCAGCGACCGAGCCTGGTCACAGGTGTCCGTCAACGCCTTCGACTGCCTCGGTGCGAACTGCCCGCTGGTCACCGAATGCTTCGCCGAGATCGCCCGGAACAAGGCCGCCGAGGCCGACATCGTGGTGACCAACCACGCCCTGCTCGCCATCGACGCCTTCGACGAATCGAACGTGCTGCCCGACCACGACGTCATCATCATCGACGAGGCGCACGAACTCAAAGACCGGGTGACGAACGCCCTGTCGGGTCAGATCAACACGAGCATGCTCTCGGCGGCGACCTCCTCGGTGCGCAAACACACCACGGTCCAGGACGGCGTCGTGTCCCTGCTCGACTCCGCGGCCGCCTCCCTTGAACGTGCCCAGTCCTCCGTGCCCGAGGGACTCATCCTGCACATGAGCGAGGCGCTCGGACTGGCGTTGGCACAGATCCGCGACTCCGCACGCCAGATCATCAACGACATCGGCGGGAAGACCGAGGAGGCCGACGCCGGACGGCAGATGGCCAAAGCCCGCTGCCAGGAGATCTTCGAACTCGCCGAACGCTTCTGCGACCCGGGCAAGAACGACGTCATCTGGCTCTCACGGTCGACGTTCAGAGAGAAGGAGACGACGAACCTCGTCGTCGCACCCCTGAGCGTGGCCGGAACCATGCGCAACGGCATCTTCGAAGAATCCACGGTCGTAGCCACCTCGGCGACCCTGTCCTTGGGCGGGAACTTCGACGCGGTGGCCGCCTCACTGGGACTCTTCGGGCCCGATGCTCCGAAATGGGACAGCCTCGATGTCGGCTCACCCTTCGACTACGGCAAGCAGGGCATCCTCTACGTCGCCTCACACCTGCTCAAACCCGGTCGCAGCGGTCTGAGCGCGGAGACGCTCACCGAGCTCGAAGAACTCGTCAAGGCCTCGAACGGTGGGGCCCTCGGCCTTTTCTCCTCACGGGCCGCGGCGAACGCTGCCGCCGAGCACCTGCGCACGAAGTTCGACTTCCCGATCCTGCTCCAGGGCGATGACGGACTGCCCGCACTCGTCTCCCAGTTCACCAGCGATGATCAGACCTGCCTGTTCGGCACGATGTCGCTGTGGCAGGGCGTCGACGTACCGGGCCGGACGAACCGACTCGTCATCATCGACCGACTGCCGTTCCCCCGGCCCGACGACCCGCTCATGCAGGCCCGGGCACGCGATGCCGATCAGCATGGGGTCAACGGCTTCATGGCCGTGTCCGCGACCCACGCCGCCCTGCGACTGGCCCAAGGTGCCGGCCGACTCATCCGCTCGACGAAGGACAGGGGAGTCGTCGCCGTGCTCGACTCCAGGTTGCGCTCGGCACGCTATGCCGGGTTCCTCGTCAACTCGATGCCGCCGATGTGGCCGACGACGAACGCTCAGCTCGTGCGCACGAGCCTGAGCCGCCTCGCCGAGGCTGAGTCAGAATAG
- a CDS encoding class I SAM-dependent methyltransferase: MSEHYFTESPSSEAKTRQLSLDLGGHDVTVETVSGTFSPARLDLGTAVLLRHLPEPPVGDVLDLGCGWGPIALHTGLQAKDAEVDVRVWALDVNSRSLETTAANARRLGLDSIRTVTADEIPADLRFAAIRSNPPIRIGKEALHELLETWLPRLAPGGRADLVVSKNLGADSLQKWIVGMLGDGFEVTRTGSSKGFRVLTVHRG, translated from the coding sequence GTGTCAGAGCACTATTTCACCGAATCGCCGAGCAGCGAGGCCAAGACCAGGCAGCTGAGCCTCGATCTGGGCGGCCATGATGTCACCGTCGAAACCGTATCAGGCACCTTCTCCCCCGCGCGCCTCGACCTCGGCACGGCCGTGCTGCTGCGGCATCTGCCCGAGCCTCCGGTCGGGGATGTGCTCGACCTCGGCTGCGGTTGGGGGCCGATCGCTCTGCATACGGGGCTGCAGGCCAAGGACGCCGAGGTGGACGTGCGGGTGTGGGCGCTCGACGTCAATTCTCGATCGCTTGAGACGACTGCGGCCAATGCCCGCAGGTTGGGTCTCGATTCGATCCGGACTGTCACCGCCGATGAGATTCCCGCGGATCTGCGGTTCGCCGCGATCCGGTCCAATCCCCCGATCCGCATCGGCAAGGAGGCACTCCACGAGCTGCTCGAGACGTGGCTGCCGCGCTTGGCGCCGGGCGGTCGCGCGGATCTGGTGGTGTCGAAGAACCTCGGCGCCGACTCGCTGCAGAAGTGGATCGTGGGGATGCTCGGCGACGGGTTCGAGGTCACGCGGACGGGCTCGTCGAAGGGCTTCCGTGTGCTCACCGTCCATCGCGGCTGA
- the hflX gene encoding GTPase HflX, with protein sequence MTSEDKERRDAMLDRVLSRSAQALSDHDTTHEDDQFDLAERAALTRVAGLSTELEDVTEVEYRQIRLERVVLAGIWNTTQAEAENSIRELAALAETAGSEVLDALIQRRDKPDPGTYLGKGKAAELAEIVAAVGADTVIIDSELAPSQRRGLEDVIKIKVVDRVALILDIFAQHAKSREGKAQVELAQLEYLLPRLRGWGESLSRQAGGRVAGGAGIGSRGPGETKIELDRRRIRTRMSKLRREIANMAPSRETKRKNRARNHVPSVAIVGYTNAGKSSLLNRLTDAEVMVQNALFATLDPTVRQARTADGITFTYTDTVGFVRNLPHQLVEAFRSTLEEAAGSDLLLHVVDASHPDPHGQIQAVRDVLKDVETEEIPELLVFNKADLAEEAVITGLRAEYPHARFVSAVTENGIDGLVEAIEERLPAPDIDITVLIPYERGDLVSKIYALGTVEHEEHGAEGTSLQAKVPAEIVDELREFQRPDLVIDQ encoded by the coding sequence ATGACGTCTGAAGACAAGGAGCGTCGCGACGCGATGCTCGACCGTGTGCTCTCCCGCAGCGCCCAGGCGCTGAGCGATCACGACACCACCCACGAGGACGACCAGTTCGACCTCGCAGAACGTGCCGCGCTCACCCGCGTGGCCGGACTCTCCACCGAACTCGAAGATGTCACCGAGGTCGAATACCGCCAGATCAGGCTCGAGCGCGTCGTGCTCGCCGGGATCTGGAACACCACGCAGGCCGAGGCAGAGAACTCGATCCGCGAGCTCGCAGCGCTGGCCGAGACCGCCGGCTCCGAGGTCCTCGACGCGCTCATCCAACGCCGCGACAAGCCGGACCCGGGCACATACCTCGGCAAGGGCAAGGCCGCGGAGCTCGCCGAGATCGTCGCCGCCGTCGGCGCCGACACCGTGATCATCGACTCCGAACTCGCCCCCAGCCAGCGACGCGGACTCGAGGACGTCATCAAGATCAAGGTCGTCGACCGTGTCGCCCTCATCCTCGACATCTTCGCCCAGCACGCGAAGTCCCGCGAGGGCAAGGCCCAGGTCGAACTCGCCCAACTCGAATACCTCCTGCCCCGCCTGCGCGGCTGGGGCGAATCGCTGTCCCGTCAGGCCGGCGGCCGTGTCGCCGGCGGTGCCGGAATCGGCTCCCGCGGACCCGGTGAGACGAAGATCGAGCTCGATCGCCGCCGCATCCGCACCCGCATGTCGAAGCTGCGCCGCGAGATCGCGAACATGGCGCCCTCGCGGGAGACGAAGCGGAAGAACCGCGCCCGCAATCATGTGCCCTCCGTCGCGATCGTCGGATACACGAACGCCGGGAAGTCCTCCCTGCTCAATCGCCTCACCGACGCCGAGGTGATGGTGCAGAACGCGCTGTTCGCGACCCTTGATCCCACCGTGAGACAGGCCCGCACAGCCGACGGCATCACCTTCACCTACACCGACACCGTCGGCTTCGTCCGCAACCTGCCCCACCAGCTCGTCGAAGCCTTCCGCTCGACCCTGGAGGAGGCCGCCGGCTCGGATCTCCTCCTCCACGTCGTCGACGCCTCCCACCCGGATCCGCACGGACAGATCCAGGCCGTACGCGACGTCCTCAAGGACGTCGAGACCGAAGAGATCCCCGAGCTGCTCGTGTTCAACAAAGCCGACCTCGCCGAGGAGGCCGTGATCACCGGTCTGCGCGCGGAGTATCCGCACGCTCGGTTCGTCTCCGCAGTCACGGAGAACGGAATCGACGGACTCGTCGAAGCCATTGAGGAGCGCCTGCCCGCCCCCGACATCGATATCACCGTGCTCATTCCCTACGAGCGCGGGGACCTCGTGTCGAAGATCTACGCACTGGGCACCGTCGAACACGAAGAACATGGAGCAGAGGGCACGAGCCTGCAGGCGAAGGTGCCCGCCGAAATCGTCGACGAGCTGCGTGAATTCCAGCGTCCGGACCTGGTCATCGATCAGTGA